The Plasmodium yoelii strain 17X genome assembly, chromosome: 8 DNA window CTTCTAGACCATATAATGGACTTCAAggttttttacaaaaaaagcATGGACTAGAATTTGAAACATATGGTATGATGACTAATGAAATTAAACGTATAAGAAAAGCCCGCCCAGatgtaattataattttatcctTAGGAGGAGAAACATATATGCTAGATATAACAAAAGAAATTGACTATATTCCTCAAATAGTAAACATggttaataattttgatttaGATGGTGTAGATATTGACTGGGAACCAAATGGAAGTTTTAACAATTTAAATGAACTCGCCTTTTCAAATTATTACATTAAATTGATTGATTTAATAAGAAGCAACATTTCAAAAGATAAGCTAATTTCCATATCTGGTTCATCAAACGCAGCATTATCATGTGTATCAGTACGAGAAACATTTTGTAAAGATGAAGAAACACCATATAATACTCAATATTTATCTGAACAAATGAGCGTAAACCCTGAATTATACAAAGCAGCAACCATGTTATCCACAGGAACATTTGTTAATGTTTTTAATACATCAAAGGATAAAATTGATCTTGTCTTTATCCaaacatataatttagaAACATCAAACCCAGATATCATGCTTGATATGTATTTATCCCATTTGTATTTTGGacaaaaatatgatataacTGTTTTCTTAGGTTTTTCAATAGAACAAAATAGAGGTGGATTTAGTCCAGATAACAAACAATTAGTAGAATTAGTATCGAAAGCTATACATGAGAATAATCACAAATTCAACAGAGCTGATGGTGTAGGAATATGGCATTTATTTATGAAAGAGCAAATGCCTAATGGAGCATATGATCTAGATGGTTTTGTTGCTAATGCATGGAGCCATTTAAATCCAGGAGTACCATCACCAATAGATATAGTTTCAACACCTAACCCTGATGATTGTAGCACTATAGACGAATATGTACAAGGAATCGTTATTCCAAATGTAGGAGTCTATGCTAAACACAATGATGCCATATGGGTAACAAGGTCCTATTCAACACGTGCACCTGGTATTGACAGATATGAATGGAACTTAGTAAAAGTATGTTATGAAAAAGCATGTAATAATGAAGCTGCACATTATTATAACGTTGACTACCCAACAGGAGCAAAGGTCGTTTGGAAAGGAGAAGTATTCTCTATTAAACAATGGCATGGAGGCCCACCAGAAGGTGCTTATCTTGAAGCATATGAAAAAGTAGATGAATCCAGTTGCCCAGGATTAGCAGAATGGAATGTGAAACACCCACATAAACCACTTGAAGTTTTAGCTCCATATGTACCTGAAGTTGATGgataaatacaaatatttcTCATATTATATTTGCAACAAGTTAATGtaatcaaataataaaaaaataaatatttattggtatattttattataacatatattatatacatataaatatccgtatgaaaattaatatttatagttGTGTTGTGAAatagtattattataaatcaaaaaatgtattactTTTTtgtaacataaataattcgTTTCTCtacaataaataattttttaaagaatataacatttgtataaatttaatttgtCCTTGTTCACATTTTATAACTCGTTTTACAGTATTGTGTTAcgtcattttttgtattatttttttttcgtgaGTCGCAAATTATAGTTACATTGCATATATTTGGAAATTATTAACacataaatttttaagtaaaataataataaaattaaaataataaaataattaaatcaTTTGTATTACGACAAAATGAAatgaataattataaaataatattttataatttaaatgaatgCACCactaatatttttcataaatttcaTATCATAAAGTGTTGTTGCATCAGCAATGACCTTATATATGTTAACTTATAATGAATATTAGTTATGCacaatgtataatatataagcttttaatataataaaatatataatgattgAAATTATATTATCCTTTATATTGTAAAATAATTGGAACGTGTAAAATAAAAGACAGAACAATTTTCAaatgatatattaattatatatattaatgaatataaagcAGTTCTGAATTGTCTTCCAATATAAAAATGCTATTTATTTTGGAAgcacaaaatataatacacatAACATATGTGATgcctttttattatattataaggAAAATTACTTTTACTCTtcgatatattatatttatagatATAACTATGTATTATCTATGTATATCTTCATTTAAGCTAAAAATACTTTTATGTTTTTGTAACATGAAACATTGTTAAATAATAGCATATcctattaaatatatttttataaaaaaaaatatataatcccCATTAAATGCTTTATTTGTATTCCCCAGTTAACATttaaacaattaataaataattccCATATAAAAATGAGATTAATGTAGCAATTTATTCGAATAAAATGCATactaaaaattttaataatttttttatataatttaaataaaaccCATATTAATTGTTCATAATAATTCGTTAACatattacaaatatattttattgaaaactattatattaataatgttttttttaatgtagAAAAATATGGACGACCGGGGTATCGATCCCCGTACCTCTCGCATGCTAAGCGAGCGCTCTACCACTTGAGCTAGCCGCCCTCATCTTATATTAGCGAGAgtgtatattattaaaagaatGCATTTACAACGccttatataatattatgttttccaatttatacaaagatataatataaatttataaatatataactttattcatatatttaataatttaaaccaatatacacaatttttgccatatttaaattttaaggGTATAGTAATCatagtaaaaaaatgtatacatgatacttaaaaaaatatatatatcaaaattttaaataatttataataaatatattttttatttaattaaaaaaacataaaaattttcatttaatacAAGCAAAAATTGCTTTAactcatttattttttaatatgccCTTTTTaaagcaaaaaaatatataattattattttgaaattatattaatttagcATTTAccattataaaatataccgATGATAGCTCAGTTGGTAGAGCGGCAGACTGTAGTTGCAATGGTTATCTGTTGGTCACCGGTTCGATTCCGGTTCATcggatatttttattttatgaaaaaaaccTTTTTAAATTCTGCTTTTTATTAACACTTTAAAAAAAGTTTATTAAGCATCTATTCTTAtgtaatatgaataatttattcataaatttaataaataatatgttatatatatatgtatataatagtATATAACTAGAATAAAAACACTCTTAataatacttttttaaatatatgaattttccTAAAATAATTTCTTTACTTGAATACTTGATTTATGGaatttttgaataaaaattattttatttgtacatcattattaaatgatttaatatgcttataatttgatttctctaatatataatagttatTTTGATATAATGATTAAAACTTGGGTATTTCATATGCATAGGATTgtgtgttttatttttatagtg harbors:
- a CDS encoding chitinase — its product is MNIYVSLFLIIFSTINNAYSVGLKGRTAVNHPINIAHTEKQYKSLSHVDALCGDSKNFVCETKYICKNGTKGKYCSEDGNGVEGGNGNGTEVEGGNGNGTVEGGNGNGNVEGGNGNGTVEGGNGNGTEVEGGNGNGTEVEGGNGNGTEVEGGNGNGTEVEGGNGNGTEVEGGNGNGTEVEGGNGNGTEVEGGNGNGTEVEGGNGNGTVEGGNGNGNVTGNGNHERKSPREILEEYKKRKQGIIAGYYGSWNSQGAAGKQMTHSNPHVSVIYIAFARINMYYDASRPYNGLQGFLQKKHGLEFETYGMMTNEIKRIRKARPDVIIILSLGGETYMLDITKEIDYIPQIVNMVNNFDLDGVDIDWEPNGSFNNLNELAFSNYYIKLIDLIRSNISKDKLISISGSSNAALSCVSVRETFCKDEETPYNTQYLSEQMSVNPELYKAATMLSTGTFVNVFNTSKDKIDLVFIQTYNLETSNPDIMLDMYLSHLYFGQKYDITVFLGFSIEQNRGGFSPDNKQLVELVSKAIHENNHKFNRADGVGIWHLFMKEQMPNGAYDLDGFVANAWSHLNPGVPSPIDIVSTPNPDDCSTIDEYVQGIVIPNVGVYAKHNDAIWVTRSYSTRAPGIDRYEWNLVKVCYEKACNNEAAHYYNVDYPTGAKVVWKGEVFSIKQWHGGPPEGAYLEAYEKVDESSCPGLAEWNVKHPHKPLEVLAPYVPEVDG